The Nicotiana tabacum cultivar K326 chromosome 14, ASM71507v2, whole genome shotgun sequence genome contains a region encoding:
- the LOC142169058 gene encoding uncharacterized protein LOC142169058 codes for MIVNGKPIWAMIDTGTTHNYLASTQVECLGLVVGKGRGHIKVINSPPQPVGGISKGVPVKPDLYEEKFNLRVVIIDDFALIVGLEFIRQTNTIHVPYGDMLLMVGANGVEPCIILCITINMVAENISALQLKKGVKRHEPMFLATLYIEDIEHSSGSIPALVKELLREFEDIMPLDMPKRLPPRRIVDHEIELVPGAKPPVPMPYKMSQPELIELRR; via the coding sequence ATGATAGTTAATGGTAAGCCCATTTGGGCGATGATTGACACGGGTACTActcacaactacttagcctcaacTCAGGTAGAGTGCCTTGGCCTAGTTGTGGGCAAGGGCAGAGGTCATATCAAGgttatcaactcaccacctcagccagtgggtggaatatCCAAAGGAGTGCCAGTGAAGCCTGATCTTTATGAAGAAAAATTCAACTTGCGtgtggtgatcatagatgacttcgcaCTGATAGTTGGATTGGAATTCATAAGGCAAACCAATACCATTCATGTACCTTATGGAGACATGCTACTGATGGTGGGAGCAAATGGGGTCGAGCCCTgcattatcctatgcataacaaTAAATATGGTTGCagagaacatctcggccttgcagttgaagaagggagTCAAAAGACATGAACCTATGTTCCTGGCTACCCTCTATATTGAAGATATTGAACATTCTTCAGGTTCAATTCCTGCACTCGTGAAGGAGCTTCTAAGGGAgtttgaagacatcatgccactGGACATGCCAAAGCGACTCCCGCCTAGGCGCATTGTAGACCacgagattgagttggtgccgggtgcgaagccacctgTCCCGATGCCTTACaaaatgtcacaacccgaactcatcGAGCTTCGGAGATAG